CGACGTAGCGCGCTGTGCCCATGTGTAAACTGTAAAGGGCCATGTGTAAAACGCCAAGGTTAGGTCACACGCTGGCCGGCACTGCCGCGCGCGAGCGGTGCGCCGCCACCGCACCGGTCAGCTAGCGACAACGGCTCCAGCGGTCGGCCAACGCGCCCCACGCGCTCCGCTCCACCACCTACTGTACCGCACCGAAAGCCACCGCTTCCCTTCTCCTCTGCCCCGCGCACGCCTCCGTGCGCGTACCGACGGGCGGGCGGGCGGACAGCGCAGCGCAGCTTCCGGCCACGCCACGCGTGGGCGTGGCTCCCTACCGTCCACGGATCCGCCGTCGATCTGGAAGGCCGACAAACGCCGCCCCGCTTTCCGCTGCACCCCACGCCCACTGGATTAAGTACCCCCCTCACCCCGAGACAGTCAGCTTCACTTCACTCACTCCCACTCCCATCCCTATCACCAACCCCTCCCACATGGCCATGGCTCCCCACCCACCGTCCCTCCTCCTGCTGCTCGCGCCGCTCCTCCTGTGCTCGCTGCTCCCCGACGCGGCGCGGGCCGCCGGCGCCGAGGACACCGGGGTGACCATCGTGCGCAAGGACGGCACGACCTGCACGCTCTGCGCCTCCTGCGGGAACCCCTGCAACCCCAACCCGGGGTACAACTACCCGTCGCCACCTCCCCCGGCTCCGGTGACCCCCGCGGCGCCGGTGTACCCGCCTCCCACTTCCTACCCAGCTCCCTccggtggaggaggaggtggcggtggCTACTTCTACCCTCCGCCCACCGGCGGGtacggaggaggaggcggcggcgggtcCCAAGGAGGAcaaggtggaggaggaggcggaggcggtgCCTACCCGACGCCACCGCCGCCCAACCCGTTCCTGCCCTACTTCCCCTTCTACTACTACAGCCCGCCACCCCAGCTCAAGAGCCCGGCGCCGGCCGTCTCGTCGTCCGCCGCGGCGCCGCTGCTGCTGCTCGCGCTCTCCGGGCTCCTGCTGTGGTGAGGAGGACGACGGTGAGAATGCGAGGTAGATCTGCCGAGCTGACGCGCTCAGTGGATCCGTTCaactggctggctggctggctgcatCTGCGCTGCAGTAATTTTcgattttatttatttattcgcCGCTGTAATTTTCTCTATTTTTTTGCTCCTCCCTCCTCTCTGCTTCTGTGATTTATTATGTGCCGGTATAGAACTATAATATAGGAGACCGTACCAAGTGTAAACCAAGGACGACTAATAATAAAGCACCAGTGCTGTTTTATATAGATGGATCTGGTGATTAAGATGTTCATGCCAAAGGGAGGAGAGGGAGCTGTTCATCTCTCTCTTTGATTAGTTGTGGCGTTGGCAAAACGAATGTGCATCATATGGATCCGATTACGATGTCATTGTTCTGATGACATCTCTATCTCTCACCGTGCTATGCTGGCGACAGCCCTTACGTGTGCTGGTTAAGGTTTGCGCTGTTGGATGGCAGTTCTTCTTCAGTTCTTGGGTTGGATGTGCAGCGTAGCTTTAGAATAAGAATCTCCTGACATTGGTGAAGAGAAACTGTGAGCTGTGAATGTGAGATGTTTCAGATTAGTTTTTACCTTGTTCTTGCTGCAGAATACAGTTGTGCAATACTAGCATTGAACGTCATTGAAGGAAAAAAAAGAAGGGGAAATAGTGCCGATGGACTTGGTCAAACATGGTGCTCCTGCAGTTATGAACATCTGACTTCAGTTCAGAGTTTCTCTCGTTCACTGGTACAGAAACAAGAACCTGCTGCTACCGTGCAGGCTTCCAAAACTGAATCTTGTACAAACAAAACAACACTCCAGTTCAGAGTCTCTCTCGCGCTAACGAAGGCACAACATGGATCTGGTGAACATTTCATGGTTCCGATGACACTGCTTAAAAGAAAAAAACGGGGTTCCGATGACATCTCTGACCATGCCATGCTGGTGATCGCCCTTTTAAAAAAAAATAACCACGTATATTTCATTAGACAAACATATTACAGAGAGTGCATACATAGTCATTGCACGAGACATACATAGGTGTCTTACAACATAGGTGTCTTACATTTTTGCACAATGTTCCCGCAACCAGTAAAACTACAAATTTCACAGGTAGAGAACCTTGTGCCTCGCTGAATCGTTGTCCTGCCATTGCCAAGGCAACGCCAGAGAAAAAGGAGAAAATCCACCATTCCTAGATCTGAGGGAGCACCTTCGCATACAAGGATGCTTTGTGGCACGTCGGTCGGGGTTCTTCCCCGTGTCCATTAGATCCCAGCGCCATCAACTTCATCCAACATGGTTGAAGAAGTGAACCATCCACGTACCCCACTGCAATACACCAAACACAACTACAACAGCCAATCCCAACGCCACCCAGAAGAGTGCTCCAGCGCCGACCACTAGACACAAATCTCACCGGATCCAAAGCCCGGCAAGAACACCAAGCCATCTGCTCCTCGGCACCGCTGATTAGAGCACCACCAAGATGAAGGAAAAACAGAGGCAAATTATTTGGACGCGGCGCCATCACCTCCATTGATGCAATGCCTCTGAAAAAACTAGCCTACCCTATCTCCTTGCCGGAGAGAATCGCCGGGGTCCCCATCCACACCCACCACCGAAGCGACAGACAGGAGAGGACGAGGACCCTCAGCCACGCCGGCGGAGAGAGGAGGCAGAAATCGCCTCCCGAACCGCCTCTTGAACGGTTCCTGGCAGTTCCGTGCGGTGTTGGGCCCCCCTCCGATGGAAAAAGTTGTGTACTGGCGATGGCCCTTATGTGTTGATCTTGTTTAATGTTTAACATGCCATGGTTCCGGTTGCACCAACACATTTTTTTCTATATCAAAAATATATACCTCTCAGTTGATAAATTTCTAAAATATTTACAAAGAATTCATTTAATAATAAAATGTTGGAATGTGGAAAATGTTCACGTATCTGAAAAACAATATATTAGAAGTAGTGATTTCACATTCAAAAAGTATTCAAAAATGCTCATATATATTTGTATAATATCAGTTCTTGTCCGCTCCATTCCTTTCGACCTTCATGACGAACATTACGGAAGTCAGTTACACCTTTTTACCCTGTTATGTATGGTGTCGTTGGCGACTTAACAATGGCGGTTCTAAGCGATGGTAGAAggtcgatgagatcggcgcgaATGGGGAGACACTCATCCATCCATAGCATCCACAATGTTGTTGTGGCTCCCTCTCTTCTTCTGTCCCATCCATGGCCTCGCCCTGTCGCGATTGAGCTATCTTCCTTCACTGAGGATTGAACCGGAACTCCTTTTTAGTGCTTCAGGCGCTGGATATTGGGATGCTGGTAGGGAGTGCATACCCTCCAGGTGACGGGCCGCTCCAAATAATAGTCACTCTCTCATGACGCTACGTCCTCTTTTTGTTGGCTTTATTGCCTGAAAGAAAAACACGCACTGGTTCAGAAAGAAACCAACTACAGTTTTTTAATATATTTTAAAAATTGTGCATTCAAAATTACTCATGATTTTTGTACAGAATTATGGATTTTTTATAAATGTTTGGCAACTTAATTTTCTTTACGAATTTTAAAAAGATTCCCGAGcttgaaaaaatgttcacaaaatttCAAAAGTTAAAAGTTTTGGAAAATGTTCTTGAATTAAAAAGTGTTCACGATTTTGGTTTTTTTTTGTGGATTTAATAATGTTCCCCAATTTGAAAAATGTGAATTTTTAAAAACTTGATGAAGAAGGATGAAATTAAAAAAAGTACTAAAAAAtataaaaatgaaaaataaggACCAAATCAAAATCAGCGAAAACCCAGCAAAAAATACACGAAAAAAAATTCCGGCCTGTGTTATACTACGTCCGTCTATAAAACTGTTGTCGGGTGTGTCTAGGCCACATCTAAGTGACTCAATCAAGtatgaaaaggaaaagaaaaaaagaaaaagaaaataccCACACGAATCTCCGCATAAGATCAACGACTTAAGGCTTAGATGTGCAATATTtatggcacatctagatgtgctctagcAAAACTGTTGTGAAAATGGAAAAATCTTAGTGGGTAGGATATAGTGGAAAACTCTTCCGGTAAACTGCTGCTTGTTACAGGGGACTAGGAACCATTGAAGTTTGCCGGTAAACTGCTGCTTGTTACAGGGGAACTAGGAACCATTGAAGTTTTTAGTTTAGATCCCAAGAGGAAGGTACGTGAACCAATCAAAAGTATCGGCAGCAGTGCGCGCGCTCTTCCTAAGTCATGGCAAGTGCCTGTTAGTTGACACAGATAAGCTTCCTTCCGTCGAGTGCAACTGCATCTACACTACTATTTGTCCTGGATTTAGGATTGGTAGCATAGCCGTCGCCTATGACCTCAGCgatggcaagagaaaatacatcACCTCAGCGCTTGGAGATGCCCTGGAGCTCAGAGTAGGCATGAAGGCCCTTTGAGCCTTGCTCAGGTTCTTCTCAGTCATTGTTCAGAAGTTGACGCTCAACAAGATCGTATCCGTTGCCAAATCTAACTTTTACGCCTTTATTATTTAACGACTTGCTCGACTTCAAACGTCATGCTGCTACCTCCGTGAAAAGGAATTGATTGAATTCACCGGTAACTAGTTTTCTTTCTCactggactggactgcagaatgccaagATGCTGGACTGATCGTTGTTGGGTACAAGTTACTTCAGCTTCTTGCTGCTGATGCTCTAAAGCAGGAGCTACAGCTGGGGTGGTTCTCGCACATTGTACCTGTAGAATTGTTGAAGAATTGGTGGTATTCTGCCTGTTTTGTCTCTTCATCCAGCAGCAAACATATGTCGGAGGTGCATTTTTTTTGCAGAGACAAAGTGCGTCGTGTCTCCAGCCTCCGGATGGGTACCCGAAGATCTATGGAACTGATAATCTATATGGTCCGCGATGGAACAAACTCATTTGCCTGAGATGTCATTTATCAATAAGAAACGTGATTATCATATTAAGTTGAACCAATAAACCATGTTTGCCATTAAAAACTGGGTTTCTTTCTCTGTTATGCCCCTTCAGAAATTCTTCAGAAACATCAGGTAGCTACGTTGTCCATGGAATGTGGGAAAATGTTGTAAATTTAGCTAAATATCTCATTAAAATGGTCTAAAAAAGAAGAGAAACTCTTCCCTTTCTTGATTAATTTGTAGCAGTTGCAACTAGAATATTCTACTTATCACTTTGCTTCATCTTTCTGTTTCTGAAGAATAAGATGGAGACAAAAGGACATATGATTTTCCAAGATTTTGAAATTGCGTCCTACAATTTATATACATGTATGACAAGATAGATTTAAATTTGAATAAATTCAATAGCTAGAGAAGGCCAAAACATCCCGGCATGACAAAATCAAAGGTGTCTCAGATAAAGAAAAATAGTTACTCGCGTTTTGCTCATGGGTCGTCTGAGATAAAAACTTACAAGTGGTTTCGCCCCAACCCACAAGTCCATCTGCCGAGGTCCGGAATGTGTCACATCTCCAATGGACCTTTTAACCGCCCATAAATTTTTGCTCTAGAGGAGGGTTGTCCTAAGGAGGACCATATCAATCACTTTGTACATTTTGAAACCGAACCGAGACCAAATTTATGCTATATATGGTTTGTATGAAATCTAAAAACCATTTAGAACTAGATTTTTCCAGTATAAAACCGAAAAATTCGGTAAAACAGAAAATCCTGATGTAGTCTTTTTATTTAGCCTTTTAAGCCCAACCCACCAGGCCGAGGGCGCCAATCAAATTGAGCCCACTAGCCACTAGCGGCGTGGAGGGAGGACCGAAGCGGCATCCAACGCCCAACCAAATATGGATGCATCTTTTTTTTTCAGACATAAATATGGATGCATCTGATGTGGCCTGCTTGGATTACCAGATATGTGCTGCCAGTGATGGCATGTTTTGTACTAGTGGAACAGGCTTCGGGAACACCAATTCATAACACATTTGCATGACTCATTAAATTTTTTTAGGGTAAATTATTAATTTTAGTCCATTTTATCTCGAATAAGTGCTTTGCCACATATGGGTATGCTACTTACATTGGATGATTAATAAAATTAACTTAGTTATTTCCTTGTAGATGCGTACAGTTTTTTTTAGCAAAATGGGCCACAGTCAAGACAATCACATATGTAGATGGTCGTCTAGTCTACAAATTGGCCCTTCATCGGCTTATGCtccatttttttagttttgtTAGAGATTATGGCTTGTTATTTAGTTAAATACAAAGGAGCTCGCGGGTGCCCGTGTATataaatattaaaataaaaagTACCAGGAAAATAAAAAAGTAGAATTTTGGTGTATCTAACCTGGATGCCCATTCTACCCCTGTGTTTAGTCATTAAGAAATGACATCCATGGTATCCATGACCAAGAAAATACAGTTTCACCTACGATCCATTCAAATAGTTTTGTGTATACAATGAAACTTTTTGACCTTTTTAACGAGAATACCATGAATGTCATTTCTCCATGATACTTCACATGGGAGTAGAATGGGCACCCATGTTTGATACCTCAAAATTTCAAGTTTTTGTTTCAATTTTCCAggtatttttttcatttttactATTGATATAGGGTtcacacactagtagaaaaaggggcttttggcccggttggtgagggcctttagtcccggtttttgaaccaggactaaaggggggaggcattagtaacgacccttagtcccggttggtaacaccaaccgggactaaaagaaattttatgatttttttgaatttttttgaattttttttattttcaaatttctgaatttttttaacctctaatctctaattaccatccctcatcactgctcaatttatcctctaatctctaatcacccctcatcattccaaatcatctaacttcccggacggtcacccatcctctcactactccagtctgagcatgcttaacttccgggttctattctccctcgtttccaagtctgcacttatTGTTTTcttgacaatagtaagatgtcaatcctattaaccctcaggaatttagcttgagcatgaagtgacacatttcactgtttgagtttgaaactattgttttaaaaaacaataattatttagtaacactaatatttcttgaataattagtttgaccattgtttgaccacagtttgaccagatttgaccaaaattcaaaaaaaccgaaataattatttagtaacactaatattctagaataattagtttgaccattgtttgaccagatttgaccacattttttccaaaaaaaatcgaaaccaattttttttttctgttacggtgcgccactagtaagtttgaaattattggaatttttttgcctctagatcttaaaagccccgtaactttttttctgttaggtttttgaggattttgaaaatgtttaacggggttcccccgttaaaatcggatgtaacttttcaagtagatgatttttcatataaaaaactttttaatccgagttcctatgcaaaagttatgcccattttacaaattccagagagattttgcaaataaattcaaaattcatatttgtaaattttcccaacaactagaccacatatcacatgggaaacttttttttgacatttccatcattttcttttgttttttctaaaactgaaaaggcggtcccgggggggtagagtttgaaaatgggacctttaataccggttcgtgccatgaaccggtactaatgcctcaaagcccattagtaccggttggtgccaccaaccggtagtaatgggcatcgcaccctttagtcccgattcgtggcaccaactgggactaaagggcccaggtgaaccgggactaatgcctcagccgcacgaaccgggaccaatgctcgcattagtcccggttcatgactgaaccgggactaatgtgaatcttgccctgtgaccaaagccctgttttctactagtgacaggCACCCAAGAGCTCTAACTCCTTGTCCTTGTTATTTAGTTCTTGC
The Aegilops tauschii subsp. strangulata cultivar AL8/78 chromosome 3, Aet v6.0, whole genome shotgun sequence genome window above contains:
- the LOC109738756 gene encoding uncharacterized protein; this encodes MAMAPHPPSLLLLLAPLLLCSLLPDAARAAGAEDTGVTIVRKDGTTCTLCASCGNPCNPNPGYNYPSPPPPAPVTPAAPVYPPPTSYPAPSGGGGGGGGYFYPPPTGGYGGGGGGGSQGGQGGGGGGGGAYPTPPPPNPFLPYFPFYYYSPPPQLKSPAPAVSSSAAAPLLLLALSGLLLW